Proteins from one Candidatus Krumholzibacteriia bacterium genomic window:
- a CDS encoding choice-of-anchor D domain-containing protein — MAIAAFLMLSGSWSGAEPIAHPHVQDEIIIKFAPTATQAEKNAILGDLGATKLKDLKRMNAASHRLHGLTVEQAVQRYKNSAKIEYIEPNYIRQVEEIPNDPQFSGLWGLLNTGQTGGRPDADIDAEMAWDVFTGSENVVVGIIDTGADFNHPDLAANIYTNPGETPGNGIDDDGNGYIDDVRGWDFANNDNSPMDDNGHGTHTAGTVGAVGDNGIGVVGVNWRVRIMPLKAFNAGGGATDVDLIEAIQYSTMMGVRLTSNSWGGGPFSAAMFQAISAANAAGILFVAAAGNSGSDNDAFPHYPSGYDLPNVVSVAATDHNDALAGFSSYGATTVDLGAPGVDILSTLPGNSYGHFSGTSMATPHVSGVLALICGRFPGIGAPQAKALLLIRTDPVPGLAGRVLTGGRLNAFGAIAEPDSTPPGPVSDLAVGQAGSNWLVLHWSATGDDGTSGTASRYELRYATFPITAANFDTATPASGEPDPGPPGTAEEMQVRGLAFNTPYYFAVKVLDEFGNPSEISNIVSGTTLGPPEIDVQPTALAEALLTGASSTQRLTLHNLGEGTLDFVIPNPALVTSPVAIQQSLVLGKDEVDPRAGAPILAGSGGPDGFGYRWVDSDEPGGPGFAWADISATGSVALSAGDDVTAGPFPLGFSFPFYGGEFTEFFVTSNGIISLSEADASYGNQPLPTPGAPPHLIAAFWDDLILSPGTVYWRNDGSRLIVQWQGVQHYGSGGPYTFQAILSPNGSILYQYLSMGEPRTSATIGIQNGNGSDGLQVVFNAPYVHDNLAVRIASVPQWVTVAPASGTVVAPGSTVLDVTIDAASLLGGAYEAEIHVLSNDADEPDLRIPVQLQVTGAPDIAVSASALDFGSPFVGGQVLRDLVVSNPGTDVLHVTSVAADHADFSTDVSSFDLAPFGARTLHVRFAPSSAAVIQGTLTLTSNDPDEGQVSVALQGEGLLPPDIAVSPASLSADLLSGQTATRTLTIANQGVSNLDFQLAFEFLSATAGATSVPKTPVGPARLAGSGLGDQEPRLASELVRQEKRQGPPPTNRNFAGSLPPATAAELRTYGVAAENILVYADDYRHSAGSHYVDQALQALGLSYTAYYNDPGGFELALASGSWDLVIVDNYSFGLGPVWDDIDAHIAAGGKALITTWNLDAVSGEPLWAHLGLQVVSDLFSAMPVFRWDPGHSLFTRPESVPDFTQLNDFYTDDGDRVNAVGSSQLVAGFTPTATAGQGALLFTAARNAIVNTFMPVESTSDRDADGKLDAVELFTNEISALSVPAWLSANVEAGTVPPGGSVDIQITFDATDLFGGDYDARITVTSNDPDESPVQVPAHLHVTGVEDIEVQPLALDFGNVFLGYSAQRTLTVTNAGTDVLTVSGTFVGLTDYHLSASSYVLQPHASRTINVTFTPTLAAVRNTQLAFASSDPDEPLVLVTLAGTGLVPPVATLLPTSLSANLLSGASETQFVTLSNTGGSDLEFSASPETHVSSVENAHLELAKGEPDPRIGAPVLQNTGGPDGFGYRWIDSDDPAGPDFQWIDVSSTGTPVFSSPVDDSNMGPFPIGFAFSYYGNTYTDFRVCSNGFISFTSSSAQYSNQPLPNLFAPENMLAAFWSDLAVIPADGNVYWHSDGTRLVVQYENVRHLGGDGPYSFEIVLYPNGSIVYQYLSVGDGYPSNTVGFQNDARNDGLTVAFNTSYVHDNLAVRIAALPPWLSVSPATGVVPAGGSVQLAATFDATGLLGGGYEGNLLVRSNDPAHHESRVPVHLQVTGVPDIALGASALDFGSTFLGTQVTRDLVVSNPGTDVLHVTGAAVNHGDFSVAISSFDLAPFGSRTLQLTFAPSSAGVIQATLTLASNDPDEGQLSVALQGQGLLPPDIAVSPPSLSADLLTGQTATRTLTIANQGASTLEYQIGFEYLSAPSATTAAAGKTRGAPATVAPLPIARGEMSAVPVLPRLQAEPNAPGGTAPPAEFRTYGLAAERILLYADDYRHSGGSHYMDQALQGLGLSYTAYYNDPAGFEIALASGSWDLVIVDNYNFSLGPVWDDIDAHLAAGGKVLITTWNLDGVSAEPLWAHLGLQWVGDFFTPLPVYRWDPGHPLFTSPESVPDFTQLTDFYNDDGDRVNALGSSQTVAGFTPAATLGEGALLVSAAHNAIVNTFMPVENDRDRDSDGKLDAIELFTNEITALTIPAWLSSGVESGTVPPGGSVQVQITFDAAELLGGDYEAHIVVTNNDPDESEVRVPAHLHVTGVEDITVGPLALDFGSVFLGFDAQRTLTVTNAGTDVLTVTGTMLGLPDYSASPTAYVLQPHASATVTVTFAPTVGTVRNTQLALASSDPDEPIVVVELTGTGVVPPQLSVTPATLTAAAAPGGQKTKTLRICNNGGSDLVFGTSVQVSLSSPASTVALPGLDAAGAMKLASPRATRLALGAPASAVLAAPPFVAVTASTFVPVEHVELAKGEPDPRRGAPVLQNSGGPDVFGYRWIDSDDPAGPAFQWIDVSRTGTPVFLSPVDDSNRGPFPIGFGFSYYGITYTQFRICSNGFISFTSPSAQFSNQPLPSTNAPENMLAAFWSDLAVNPTEGNVYWHSDGTRLVVQYEHVRHLSGEGPFSFEIVLTPDGNILYQYLTMLDGYPLNTIGFQNDTRDDGLTIAFNTSYVHDNLAVRIAVVPPWFSLSPDHGVVPAGQCMDLTVTLDAAELEAGDHSGTIVVSSNDPYHPSLSVPVLFHVGEIEAVVADIDPNAINPQSNGNWVTAHVELPPGYAPGDVVIETVTLNGTVPADTENYETHSDFNNNGIPDCTFKFPRAAVEAILPEGEAVLLRVAGEVRDTNWFWGSEFVRIIRPRLHAPNGGETLAAGSSFTVTWENPRDWHVSQADLYFSLDDGASWSVLAVGVTGTSCTWSVPTTATQNARVRVFVYDTEGVLGYDTSDGTFSIGAGPTDMAGQEIPKVYALRQNVPNPFNPMTRIEFDLPVEAQVRLVVYDAKGRLVTQLLDQWMPAGRQQAVWRGTDARGRLVPSGVYICEIQAGTFTGRKRMVMVK; from the coding sequence ATGGCAATCGCCGCCTTCCTGATGCTCTCGGGTTCTTGGTCGGGCGCCGAGCCGATCGCGCATCCTCACGTGCAAGACGAGATCATCATCAAGTTCGCGCCGACGGCCACACAGGCGGAGAAGAACGCCATCCTCGGCGACCTGGGGGCGACGAAGCTCAAGGACCTGAAGCGCATGAATGCGGCGAGCCACCGGCTGCACGGCCTCACCGTGGAGCAGGCGGTGCAGCGCTACAAGAACAGCGCCAAGATCGAGTACATCGAGCCCAACTACATCCGGCAGGTGGAGGAGATCCCGAACGACCCGCAGTTCTCCGGCCTCTGGGGGCTCCTGAACACCGGGCAGACCGGCGGCCGGCCGGACGCGGACATCGACGCCGAGATGGCCTGGGACGTGTTCACCGGCTCGGAGAACGTGGTGGTCGGGATCATCGATACCGGGGCGGATTTCAACCATCCGGACCTGGCGGCGAACATCTACACCAACCCCGGCGAGACCCCGGGCAACGGCATCGACGACGACGGCAACGGGTACATCGACGACGTCCGCGGCTGGGACTTCGCCAACAACGACAACAGTCCCATGGACGACAACGGCCACGGCACCCACACGGCCGGCACGGTCGGCGCGGTCGGCGACAACGGCATCGGCGTCGTCGGGGTGAACTGGCGGGTCAGGATCATGCCGCTCAAGGCCTTCAATGCGGGCGGCGGGGCCACCGATGTCGATCTGATCGAGGCCATCCAGTACAGCACCATGATGGGCGTGCGTCTCACCAGCAACAGCTGGGGTGGCGGTCCGTTTTCGGCCGCCATGTTCCAGGCCATCTCGGCAGCGAACGCCGCTGGCATCCTCTTCGTCGCCGCCGCCGGCAACTCCGGCTCCGACAACGACGCGTTCCCCCACTACCCGTCAGGTTACGACTTGCCGAACGTCGTTTCCGTCGCCGCCACGGATCACAACGACGCCCTCGCCGGCTTCTCCAGCTACGGGGCGACGACAGTAGATCTCGGCGCGCCCGGCGTGGACATCCTGAGCACCCTCCCGGGAAACAGCTACGGGCACTTTAGCGGCACCTCCATGGCCACGCCCCACGTCTCGGGAGTGCTGGCGCTCATCTGCGGGCGCTTTCCCGGTATCGGCGCGCCGCAGGCCAAGGCCTTGCTCCTCATCCGCACCGACCCGGTGCCGGGTCTCGCCGGCAGAGTCCTGACCGGTGGACGGCTCAACGCCTTCGGGGCGATCGCGGAACCCGACAGCACTCCGCCCGGCCCCGTCTCCGACCTGGCGGTGGGGCAAGCGGGCTCGAACTGGCTGGTGCTGCATTGGAGCGCGACGGGGGACGATGGCACGAGCGGCACCGCGAGCCGCTACGAGCTGCGTTACGCCACCTTCCCCATCACCGCTGCCAACTTCGACACCGCGACGCCGGCGAGCGGCGAACCGGACCCGGGTCCTCCAGGAACGGCGGAGGAGATGCAGGTGCGGGGCCTCGCTTTCAATACCCCCTACTACTTCGCGGTCAAAGTTCTCGACGAGTTCGGCAACCCCTCGGAGATCTCGAACATCGTCTCCGGAACCACCCTCGGGCCCCCGGAGATCGACGTCCAGCCCACGGCGCTCGCCGAGGCCCTGCTCACCGGCGCGTCCTCGACGCAGAGGCTCACGCTCCACAACCTCGGGGAAGGAACGCTCGATTTCGTCATCCCGAATCCGGCCCTCGTCACCTCCCCCGTGGCGATCCAGCAGTCCTTGGTTCTCGGCAAAGACGAGGTCGACCCGCGGGCGGGCGCCCCGATTCTCGCCGGCTCCGGCGGCCCGGATGGCTTCGGCTACCGCTGGGTGGACAGCGACGAACCGGGCGGACCGGGCTTCGCCTGGGCGGACATCTCCGCCACCGGGAGCGTGGCGCTTTCGGCTGGCGACGATGTGACAGCCGGTCCCTTCCCCCTCGGCTTCTCGTTCCCGTTCTACGGTGGCGAGTTCACCGAGTTCTTCGTCACCTCGAACGGCATCATCAGCCTGTCCGAAGCGGACGCCTCCTACGGCAACCAGCCCTTGCCGACACCGGGGGCCCCCCCGCACCTGATCGCCGCCTTCTGGGACGACCTGATCCTGAGCCCCGGGACGGTGTACTGGCGGAACGACGGCTCACGTCTCATCGTCCAGTGGCAGGGTGTCCAGCACTACGGAAGCGGCGGCCCCTACACCTTCCAGGCCATCCTGAGCCCGAACGGCAGCATCCTCTATCAATACCTGTCGATGGGAGAGCCACGCACCAGCGCCACCATCGGCATCCAGAACGGCAACGGCAGCGACGGCCTGCAGGTGGTGTTCAACGCCCCCTACGTGCACGACAACCTGGCGGTGCGGATCGCCAGCGTGCCGCAGTGGGTGACCGTGGCGCCGGCCTCCGGGACCGTGGTGGCGCCGGGAAGCACCGTGCTCGACGTGACGATCGACGCCGCTTCTCTCCTCGGGGGCGCCTACGAGGCGGAGATCCATGTGCTGAGCAACGACGCCGACGAGCCGGACTTGCGTATTCCCGTGCAGCTCCAGGTCACCGGCGCGCCGGACATCGCGGTCAGCGCCAGTGCCCTCGACTTCGGCTCGCCTTTCGTCGGCGGCCAGGTCCTCCGCGACCTCGTGGTTTCCAATCCCGGCACCGACGTGCTGCACGTGACCAGCGTCGCCGCCGACCACGCCGACTTCAGCACCGATGTCTCGAGTTTCGACCTGGCACCCTTCGGCGCCCGGACCCTCCACGTCCGCTTCGCCCCCAGCAGTGCCGCGGTGATCCAGGGGACGCTCACGCTCACCAGCAACGATCCGGACGAAGGTCAGGTGAGCGTGGCGCTGCAGGGCGAAGGGCTCCTGCCCCCGGACATCGCCGTATCTCCGGCTTCCTTGAGCGCCGATCTGCTCTCGGGTCAGACGGCGACGCGCACGCTCACCATCGCCAACCAAGGGGTGAGCAACCTGGACTTCCAGCTCGCCTTCGAGTTCCTGTCGGCGACGGCCGGGGCGACGTCCGTCCCCAAGACGCCGGTGGGACCGGCACGGCTCGCGGGCTCCGGTCTGGGAGATCAGGAACCGCGCCTGGCTTCCGAGCTGGTACGGCAGGAGAAACGTCAGGGGCCGCCGCCAACGAACCGGAACTTCGCTGGTTCGCTCCCGCCTGCTACCGCCGCCGAGCTCCGCACCTACGGCGTGGCGGCGGAGAACATTCTGGTGTACGCCGACGACTACCGGCACAGCGCCGGGAGCCACTACGTCGACCAGGCCTTGCAGGCCCTCGGTCTCTCCTACACCGCCTATTACAATGATCCGGGCGGCTTCGAGCTCGCTCTCGCCAGCGGCTCCTGGGATCTCGTCATCGTCGACAACTACAGCTTCGGCCTCGGCCCGGTGTGGGACGACATCGACGCCCACATCGCGGCCGGCGGCAAGGCGCTCATCACCACCTGGAATCTCGATGCGGTGAGCGGCGAACCGCTCTGGGCCCACCTGGGCTTGCAGGTGGTCAGCGACCTCTTCTCCGCCATGCCGGTCTTCCGCTGGGATCCCGGTCATTCGCTCTTCACGAGGCCCGAGTCCGTCCCCGACTTCACCCAGCTGAACGACTTCTACACCGACGACGGCGACCGGGTGAACGCCGTCGGTTCTTCCCAGCTCGTTGCCGGCTTCACCCCGACGGCCACCGCGGGCCAAGGAGCGCTCCTCTTCACCGCGGCGCGGAACGCCATCGTCAACACCTTCATGCCGGTGGAGAGCACGAGCGACCGCGACGCGGACGGCAAGCTCGATGCGGTCGAGCTGTTCACCAACGAGATCAGCGCCCTCTCGGTTCCGGCTTGGCTGTCGGCCAACGTCGAAGCCGGCACCGTGCCCCCTGGCGGCAGTGTCGACATCCAAATCACCTTCGACGCTACCGATCTGTTCGGCGGCGACTACGACGCGCGGATCACGGTGACGAGCAATGATCCGGACGAATCGCCGGTGCAGGTGCCGGCGCACCTGCACGTCACCGGCGTGGAAGACATCGAGGTGCAACCGCTCGCCCTCGACTTCGGCAACGTCTTCCTGGGCTACAGCGCGCAACGGACGCTCACGGTCACCAACGCCGGCACCGACGTGCTCACCGTCTCGGGCACTTTCGTCGGTCTGACCGACTACCACCTGTCGGCGTCGAGCTATGTCCTGCAGCCCCACGCCAGCAGGACGATCAACGTGACCTTCACCCCCACCCTCGCGGCGGTGCGGAACACCCAGCTTGCCTTCGCCTCCAGCGACCCGGACGAACCGCTCGTCCTCGTCACCCTCGCCGGCACCGGGCTGGTGCCGCCGGTGGCGACCCTCCTGCCGACGAGCCTGTCGGCGAACCTGCTCAGTGGCGCGAGCGAGACCCAGTTCGTCACCCTCTCCAACACCGGCGGCAGCGATCTGGAGTTCAGCGCCAGCCCCGAGACCCATGTCTCGTCGGTGGAGAACGCGCACCTGGAGCTCGCGAAGGGCGAGCCGGATCCGCGCATCGGCGCTCCGGTTCTGCAGAACACCGGCGGACCCGACGGCTTCGGCTACCGCTGGATCGACAGCGACGACCCCGCCGGCCCTGACTTCCAGTGGATCGATGTCAGCAGCACCGGCACCCCGGTGTTCTCCTCCCCGGTGGACGACTCCAACATGGGTCCCTTCCCCATCGGCTTCGCGTTTTCCTATTACGGCAACACCTACACCGACTTCCGTGTCTGCTCCAACGGCTTCATCAGCTTCACCTCGTCGTCGGCGCAGTACTCCAACCAGCCGCTGCCGAACCTCTTCGCCCCGGAGAACATGTTGGCTGCCTTCTGGAGCGATCTGGCGGTGATCCCGGCGGATGGCAACGTCTACTGGCACAGCGACGGCACCCGGCTGGTGGTGCAATACGAGAACGTCCGGCACCTCGGAGGCGACGGACCCTACAGCTTCGAGATCGTCCTCTACCCGAACGGCAGCATCGTCTACCAGTACCTGTCCGTGGGCGACGGCTACCCCTCCAACACCGTTGGCTTCCAGAACGATGCCAGGAACGATGGTCTCACCGTCGCTTTCAACACCAGCTACGTGCACGACAACCTGGCGGTGCGCATCGCCGCCTTGCCTCCGTGGCTCAGCGTGTCGCCGGCCACGGGCGTGGTGCCCGCGGGAGGCAGCGTGCAGCTGGCGGCGACCTTCGACGCCACCGGCCTCCTCGGCGGCGGCTACGAGGGGAACCTCCTCGTCCGCAGCAACGATCCGGCGCACCACGAGAGCCGCGTCCCGGTGCACCTGCAAGTCACCGGAGTCCCGGACATCGCGCTCGGCGCCTCCGCCCTCGACTTCGGCTCGACCTTCCTCGGTACCCAGGTCACCCGGGACCTCGTGGTTTCCAATCCCGGCACCGACGTGCTCCACGTGACCGGCGCGGCGGTGAACCATGGCGACTTCAGCGTGGCGATCTCGAGCTTCGACCTGGCGCCGTTCGGGAGCCGGACGCTGCAGCTCACCTTCGCTCCCAGTAGCGCCGGGGTGATCCAGGCGACGCTCACGCTGGCGAGCAATGATCCGGACGAAGGCCAGTTGAGCGTCGCACTGCAAGGCCAAGGTCTCCTGCCGCCGGATATCGCCGTTTCTCCCCCTTCCTTGAGCGCTGACCTGCTCACCGGGCAGACAGCCACGCGCACGCTCACCATCGCCAACCAAGGCGCGAGCACGCTCGAGTACCAGATCGGCTTCGAGTACCTGTCGGCGCCGTCAGCGACGACGGCGGCGGCCGGGAAGACGCGCGGCGCTCCGGCGACGGTGGCACCGCTGCCGATCGCCCGGGGCGAAATGAGTGCGGTGCCAGTGCTGCCTCGCCTCCAAGCGGAGCCGAATGCGCCAGGAGGCACGGCGCCCCCGGCGGAGTTCCGCACCTATGGTTTGGCGGCGGAGCGCATCCTGCTCTATGCGGACGACTACCGGCACAGCGGCGGGAGCCACTACATGGACCAAGCCCTGCAGGGTCTCGGTCTCTCCTACACCGCCTATTACAATGATCCCGCCGGCTTCGAAATCGCCCTCGCCAGCGGCTCCTGGGATCTCGTCATCGTCGACAACTACAACTTCAGCCTCGGCCCCGTGTGGGACGACATCGACGCCCACCTCGCTGCCGGCGGCAAGGTTCTGATCACCACCTGGAACCTCGATGGGGTGAGCGCCGAACCTCTCTGGGCCCACTTGGGCTTGCAGTGGGTCGGTGATTTCTTCACTCCCTTGCCCGTCTACCGCTGGGATCCCGGCCATCCCCTCTTCACCAGTCCCGAGTCGGTCCCTGACTTCACCCAGCTGACCGACTTCTACAACGACGACGGCGACCGGGTGAACGCCCTCGGTTCCTCGCAGACCGTGGCCGGCTTTACTCCCGCGGCCACCTTGGGCGAGGGGGCGCTGCTCGTGTCCGCCGCACACAACGCCATCGTCAACACCTTCATGCCGGTGGAGAACGACCGGGACCGGGATTCGGACGGCAAGCTCGATGCCATCGAGCTGTTCACCAACGAGATCACCGCGCTCACGATCCCGGCTTGGCTCTCCTCCGGCGTCGAGTCCGGCACCGTGCCCCCCGGTGGCAGCGTCCAGGTGCAGATCACCTTCGACGCCGCCGAACTGCTCGGTGGCGACTACGAGGCCCACATCGTGGTGACGAACAACGATCCGGACGAGTCCGAGGTACGCGTGCCGGCGCATCTGCACGTCACCGGCGTCGAGGACATCACAGTGGGACCCCTCGCCCTGGACTTCGGCAGTGTCTTCCTGGGCTTCGACGCACAACGGACGCTCACGGTCACCAACGCCGGGACCGATGTGCTCACGGTGACGGGGACGATGCTCGGACTGCCCGACTACAGCGCCAGTCCCACGGCCTACGTCCTCCAACCCCATGCCAGCGCCACGGTCACCGTGACCTTCGCTCCCACGGTCGGAACGGTGCGGAACACGCAACTCGCCTTGGCTTCCAGCGACCCGGACGAGCCCATCGTCGTGGTGGAGCTCACGGGCACTGGAGTCGTACCGCCGCAGCTCTCGGTCACCCCGGCGACGCTCACCGCCGCGGCAGCCCCGGGAGGACAGAAGACGAAGACGTTGCGCATCTGCAACAACGGGGGCAGCGATCTGGTCTTCGGGACCAGCGTGCAGGTGAGCCTGAGCAGCCCGGCGTCGACCGTGGCGCTGCCGGGGCTGGATGCCGCGGGGGCCATGAAGCTCGCCTCACCACGAGCGACCCGCCTCGCGCTCGGCGCCCCGGCCTCCGCCGTGCTTGCCGCCCCGCCCTTCGTCGCGGTCACCGCCTCGACTTTCGTGCCGGTCGAGCACGTGGAGCTCGCGAAGGGCGAACCGGATCCGCGCCGCGGCGCCCCGGTGCTCCAGAACAGCGGCGGACCCGATGTCTTCGGTTACCGCTGGATCGACAGCGACGACCCCGCCGGTCCCGCTTTCCAGTGGATCGACGTCAGCCGCACCGGCACGCCGGTGTTCCTCTCTCCGGTGGACGACTCCAACCGGGGTCCCTTCCCCATCGGCTTCGGGTTTTCCTACTACGGCATCACCTACACGCAGTTCCGCATCTGCTCCAACGGCTTCATCAGCTTCACTTCGCCGTCGGCGCAGTTCTCCAACCAGCCGCTCCCGAGCACCAACGCCCCGGAGAACATGCTGGCCGCTTTCTGGAGCGACCTGGCGGTGAACCCGACGGAGGGAAACGTCTACTGGCACAGCGATGGCACCCGGCTGGTGGTGCAATACGAGCACGTCCGGCACCTGAGCGGCGAGGGGCCGTTCAGTTTCGAGATCGTGCTCACTCCGGATGGCAACATCCTGTACCAGTACCTGACCATGCTCGACGGCTATCCCTTGAACACCATAGGCTTCCAGAACGACACCCGGGACGACGGTCTCACCATCGCTTTCAACACCAGCTACGTGCACGACAACCTGGCCGTACGCATCGCCGTCGTGCCGCCCTGGTTCAGCCTCTCGCCGGACCATGGCGTGGTTCCTGCCGGCCAGTGCATGGATCTCACGGTCACGCTGGATGCGGCGGAGCTGGAGGCGGGCGACCACAGCGGCACCATCGTCGTCTCGAGCAACGACCCGTACCATCCGTCGCTCAGTGTCCCCGTCCTCTTCCACGTCGGGGAGATCGAGGCCGTCGTGGCGGACATCGACCCCAACGCGATCAATCCGCAGTCGAACGGCAACTGGGTGACGGCGCACGTGGAGCTGCCGCCGGGATACGCCCCGGGGGACGTGGTGATCGAGACCGTGACGCTCAACGGCACGG